The sequence TCCTGAATTGGCTCTATATGGTGTGAGCTCTGTAGAACCAACACTAAGCCTCTGTTtggattgaaataaaaaatgaaaattattttattattaagtttatttttgttactatttatgggccctattgcactttttgatactattcatgaattctactgtactattttaactaacttttacttttatctacataattttcagcaaaaagcttTCAAATTCAGTTAAATAAGCGGTTTCTAAACAGACCATAAATGCTTCACAAGGAAAATATCTTAATTTGCTAAAGTTTTTGGTTGGGTAGTCATGGATGGATGAGGATGACGTTTGTTTTCTCGGATTTTGTGGCCAAGAGTTGGTTGTatgaattattgaaaaatattaaagggTGTCCTTAGAGAAAttgttaataatctatttaaagaaaattttataaaaaaataaatagttaaaaaaaaaacttttttataaaagaaatatcaatatttttttttaaaatgaattgttagTTATATCCAAACTTTTCTAGCTAAAAAATGGTTAACTAGGCATCCATTCTTTGGCGATCTCTGGAACTCGATTCTCCCCGGGCCACCTATATTTGTTACTATTCTCTTTCCAGACCCTTCATTGCTTTTTTATCGTTCAATGGACCCATTCTTGGGTCTGCCAGGCCTTAGGTATATCTTTACGGACCCACAGACCTCATTTCTATGGGCATGCttgtttcaatttcttcttAGTTTTGGGTTCAGAACCCTTAAATTTTGGATATCAACAAATTGTAAACCAAacttgatataaaataaaaccatttttttaaaaagattgtGTTAGTTTTGTATAATATCAAAGGTTGATGAACCAAATTTGTGTTTTGCGATGCATCCCCTTCAAAaccatgccaaaaaaaaaaaaaaaaaaaaaccatgccTGTCATACAGGTTTATTCGAGCCAAATTGAATCATATACATTTAAAATAACTGGTAATTAATGCATGGCAGATATCCGTGACCAAGCAAGCAAATGACTAGCTTGACTCACAGTACAAGCAGAATTAAATTAAAGCAACCTTTTCTATCCTCACCGATtcaaatatgaaagaaacaGTACATTGCTTACAAGGCAGggaaaataaatattcaaatcCTCCTAAACAAGAGCAGAAAGAGAAGACCCGTTGCCTatgtacacaaaaaaaaaaaaaaaaaaaaaaggcaagacATTGAAGgatcatatatcatatatgacCATTAATTATTTACCCAGCCAAAAAGGCATCAACCTTGTCATTGTCAGAGGAAGACAGGAACTTCATGCAAATAGGAGCTTTAACACCGGAAAGAGCAAGAATAGCAGATGGAACGCCCCACAAAGAATCACCACAGATGAGACCTGATGCCACAGCCGGTGCAAAGTCGTTGGCCTTTTGCTTGTTCTTCCTCCGCCACAAGAAGAGAATCAAGCTCCCAAGACACATGTCAATTGCGAAGTATGCACCAAGGTAGAATGGGATAGCCATGCACATTGGGCTTGGAATAAGCCTATAGAGCCCGTACTTTGTTTCATAATGTCGCAACAGCTCGGAGAGTAAATTCATGAAAATTGCAGCACAGAAGAATATGATAGAGAGTTTGACACAATTTTTGGGAAGGGAATCAATACCCTCGACTCCAAGAAGCGATATTCCACGGTACATTAAGCCGTAAGGCGCAGGATACGATCCCTCAGGGTCTCCAACTGAGTAAGCTTTGTAGAAAAACCAGAAGATCAATGGTGACATGATACAACCCATGGCTGTGCCAAAAACCTGGCTAAAGAACATAGAACGAGGAGATGCCAAAGTGAGATAACCAGTCTTGAAATCCTGCATGAGATCAGAAGCTGTAGAAACAATGCTCATCATTACACCACAAGAAGCAAGGCCAGCAATGACACCCCCATTGTCAAGTCCAACCCAAGAGCTGAAAATTATGATAGCAACTTTGCCGTAGTTGGAGGCAAGAGACCAATCAGTAAGACCACAACCATAGGCATTGCAGAAGGCCAAAACCGGGGCAATTACATAAGCAACCAATATATGGTACCATTTCAATtggtggaagatgaagggaacGACAGTAATTGATATGGCTGCGAGGATaacataaccaagaaaagctACCCAATTGGGAATCTGGTCTTTCAAGAACGACTGCGTACGTCGTTGCTCGTCGTAATTTACAATCTCTGTGTTTGAGTACTTTTGGCCAATTTCTGGGGATGATTCTTTCTTCTCAGACTTGTGCATTGCTAGACTGGCTCCAGTTTTGATTAGCATGTAGACTACGTGAAACAGACCATCACCAAGCATCATGGCAATGGCAATAAAAACCTATcaacacaaacaagaaattatGAATACATATCACAAGACAAGGGatgaaaaatcattattttcatatttatttaatattcattcactaaagaaaaataaaaacaaaaactagtaGTGCAAGGAGCAATTATTACCCTATATCCTTGAATGCCATGGAGACTGCTCGCACTAGCTTCAGCACTATACCAGTCACCTTTCTTCTGCTCAATCAATGGCCACATGACTGCCCATGAGAGTATGGCTCCAATAAGCAAAGAAATATTTACCATGTAAGGGCAAATCATTCCAACACCAACATATGTTGATGAGAAATCAAAGTAGAACCTGCGAGCCataaaattgatattatttaatgaaattaagatTCTTGTAAGTTCTTAGAATGCTTGAGGGTGTGGGAGGCAAGAGCTAGGATTCAAGTCTTTAAGagagaacttcacacacatatacatttagattaggttagaataGAAACtgtattttgtataaaaaaatgattaaatttattattttcttatagtttaagtttttgaatttaAGTGATAATCTATTTTAATATCACAACAAATGGTCTTTAAGTTCAAACTCTAATTCCACTCTACCttccatttaaaaataaataaaatttttaatcccAATGTAATTTATCAACTATAATAACGTTTGTTTGAGAAGGCACTTAATAAGAATGGTCTTGAAAGGAATGGAATTAAACCTCTTGTCATAGGCTTGGAGACCGAATGTAGGGAAGCTTGAAAACCCACATCCATCGGCAGCAACAAAGAACCACTGGAAAAAGGCAAACACAAAGCTAAAGCAGAAGGTTTTAAAAAGCACAGCAACTTGTTTCCtgtattcaattaaaaaaatcagtgCATTAGCAGTAAATCATAGCTTTAATTAAGATCgcaaaagtaataaattttctaaCATCTCCTTTTAGTCTGAAAATTgcatgttaaaataaaaaattaaaaaaagcaaaacattAATGTAGATGCTCACTTTGCTAGCTTGGCTCCTTTGGGTGTATGAAAGCTATTGATGAGATATGCAGTTGCAGTCCCACTTGGGTATGTTAACTTGTACCTTAAGATCATCATCTGTGGGACATTCATTTTGAAAGGTTATGGGTGTGGAAAAAAGATAAGACATTAAGCTAGCAATgattatatcaaaatatatggTAATTAGAAATTTTGTTAAGGAAAACCAAGCTAGGATTTATTCAAAGTGTATTTTCTAACCTTTCTTAGGGGCACAATAGAGAATAAGCCAAGGAAGCTCACGGCAAAGAGGAAACCAATCATCCAACCCAGAGAGAGTTGCTTCACGTTGTTTGGGGTGTTTGCTCCTTCTGCTTGGCCAGCCACAAGAGGACTCATCCCTAGCATATAACTTGCAGTGCCGCCTAAtaatttggggaaaaaaattatacattaagAAAGAGATAATTTATAATGctagttttttaattattaacaaGCTATAAGCAAGAAGAACAACTTCACTGCAGAGTAGGCCAATTCACAGTCGATTACCTGAAGATTCATATTTCATGAAATGCATAGAGATGAGTTGGAATAGTTAGGCTGAGAGAAATAAAATCTCTGAACTTCATGTATGAATCATACACCCAAAATTTGATCTTTAATTCTATTGAGAAATAGAGTTGACaattaaatttcattatatatatatatatatatatatatattacagaTAGGCGACTAAGAACGTCTTCAACCATATAACACCAAAgattatccacaaaaaaaaaaaaaaaatcactttatttTTGGCAagtaacctaaaaaaaaaatcctacttaATTAACTTACACGTAAGTAAAGTCCATGCATGGGTTGGAAAAAGTAAGTTTTCAACTTAAAAGGAAATCTAACCGAAATTTCAAATGAAAACATTAACAATAGTTTCagatctaaaataaataaagttagaaaaacATACTGCTAAAGGCGATCCCGGAGGATGCAACAACACATGTTTGAATAACAGTGTTTTCTTGCCTAGTGAAGGGTTGCTTGAGGAAACCACATTTATGAATCAAGGCCGTATAACTCCTCAGAATGGCAAATCCCAACAACCCAGCTGCAACGTTAAGGGATGGTATGACACCAGTAGTTAAATTAAGTTTCATCACAATGAAGATGAACACAATGCTCAAAAGAAAACTGGTCACCATGGCCCTTATTGTTATCTGTTTTGTCCATGGTGGCACAGCAGTGTCCTTGAACGCCTCCTCCACCATAACCCTTTGATACCCACCGTCACTTTTCTTATAATCATCTTTATCGTCATGATTAaaaccatctctttctctctccatgtctctgtgtgtgtgtgtgtctctctctctcactctctcagtGTTTTCCTTGGCCAACACTGAATCTCAAGGAGGCGTTGGAATAATGaacacaaatataaatataaatatagtttgATAAGACACGGAAGTTAAAGAGTCCTAAACCAGCTAGCTTAGCGTAGATAAGACAGAATTCTAAGGAAGTTATCGTATGGATGAGAGAGTTTCAAGTGTAACCGAATCAAGCTGTCATGTTCTGTAAACCAATCAAGTTTGACCAGGTTCGTGTGAATCTTAGAGAATCTGGTCTGGTGTGGGAATAATTAAGGAACAGAGATTTAATTCAAGTCAATTTTGGTCAATTATAGTATCGGTTGACACTACTGGATTCAATCACGTTACGTACTATAAGAAAATCTTTCACCTACTTAATGGGAATACAGTTGAGTTGTAATACTAATCTCTCGACTTGGGGAAGATTCTGCCAGATTatgaaattatctttttatatttttaggaattacatatatatatatatacacacacacacacttgaagccttttttttttttgagtaagtaGTTAAAGCATCAAGATTCAAAAGGACGAGAgagattttatttcaaaaaaaaaaaagacagattaattaaaaattgtatGCACAAGGAAGAAAACATTTAAtattatcaaatataaaatgattCCTCTCTTTCAACTGTATTTTTGtgtagttcaaaaatacccttattaatgaagaacaactttatttagaaataggatcataaatatcaaattacaaatttcattttgaatttaaaaaaacaacttataaagtttagtattttttctctcactatcaaaaaagaaatcattgCTTATTTCTAAACTGGGACGGACCTAGGTGGGGGCCTAAGGGGGCCCGGGCCCCCCctaggcccaaaaaaaaatttttagtaggtaaatttttcaaaaaaaaaaagagagacttgGGCCCCCTTATCAAAATGACTTGGTCCCCCCTATCCCAGTTGGCCAGCCCAGTCAAAAGCCCATgtaaatctaaaagaaaaaaaaaatgtaaaaaagacaaatatatatatatatatatatatatatatatatatatatatataaatataaaaccaAGTAGTCCAAATTACCCAAACGGaacaagtgaaaaagaaaaacgaaggaaaaaaagaaaagaaaagagagaggcgAGAGAGACCCATCTCACGCCGCCACCACGCAAGAGAGACCCATATCGCTACCTACATCGCCACCCATCTCGTAGAGTCGCAGACCCATCCCTGTGCTGTCAACTGTCGGCATCACATACCCAAATGGGAAACGGCCACACCAACGCCGCCATGCAAGACCCATCTTGCCGCCAGTTGCTTCATTTGCCCAGCCCAACTTCATTGTTTTAGCCTTCACAGTTCACAAGTATTGAATATATCATTTCCTTCAAAACCTAATATAATATTTGTGAATCTCAGAATCTAACAATTTGTGCTTGTGGACTTGTGGTGTTTGTGTTGTTACTGACGAGTGATGAACTGAGTTGGTGATTGTGAATTGAATCTGTGCctgtggtttttttatttttttttttatggttttttggCTTTATGACTCTCTATCACTCTGTGTTTGTGACTCTTTCTTTTGTATTATATagataagagagatagagagagagagagagagagtagagtttgTAGAGATTAGAGAATATATTAGTGTAGTGTTTGATTGTTTGTTCTTTGTTGACTAGTAGTTGGGCAATAATAGAGccaagtgacaaaaaaaaaatgataaagttaggaaaagtttttttgttgCTAGTGCAGAATAAATTCATTATGTTGGTAGTGGGATTGGGTGAGTGTCAGAAATATGGAGacaagacaaagacaaagagatATATAAAGGCAAAGACCaaagacaaaagacaaacaaatcatataatatagaaattgtcacacaaatttaagaaaataacagTGATTCACTTACACCTATTGTTAACTCATAATgttaaattagataaatttataaattgaaaagaagtgagaaatactaaatttataattaattgcATCATGTGTCATGCATATTACCTAGATTCTAGTATTTGTCTTTAGTTAGTAAAAACAACCGTTTGTGATTTTTTGACGGACTAACCTTCGAAACAAAAtgcaaaatgattttttgactGGCTCTTTGATGTTATACATTGAAAAGGATATAGCTTCAAAATTTAGTTTGGATTCAATCatagatgattttgaagatttgaaagagCGTTGAGTTCCCTTTTCATAGATAATTGTATTAAGAAACGTGTTAGGATTAATGctcttaaattctattgtatgatgttatgtatgttattatgtatgacattatgtatgacttaatgttgtatttaatgaagttgttttattattaactgaaataatggcaacatgaatattgagacattatcatatagttcatgagatgcatagtatgtgatttatgtgaaaagtcatagaagatataaataaaaaattctttgtaaactcagaattgtagttcgtagtcggtgatgaaattgggctttTCATCTgtgaaaactataacatatcaactaggatgatttgtcttgatcatggaaatggagatttctaattagtatgttgatatgttttaagagttcaaacatattgaactggaccagtgtgagatttattattctcctaacgactgtcaaatgaataataaactcacgacttatatttgcatgaactcttaatcttgagagaataatggacttgatcatgaagtgtaggttgctttgatatatcaagagtgaggtctaaagaaacgatcaaaacctcagtatgttgggcaaccacatttagtgttgatagaacatatatcctcaagatgaaatttatagtctcttaacggagatacaaaatattcacttgagataaacttaatggttttgttattcagaatgttaggcctaactactttagtaaattgttgctagagtatatatttatgaaattagatttcataaatatatgatgaataacttaaaggattaaaccgggtactcaaagataagatgtagtaaattctttgtaaactcagaattgtagttcgtagtcggtgatgaaattgggcttttcatctgcgaaaactataacatatcaactaggatgatttgtcttgatcatggaaatgaagatttctagttagtatgttgatatgttttaagagttaaaacatattgaactggaccagtgtgagatttattattctcctaacgattgtcaaatgaataataaactcacgacttatatttgcatgaactcttaatcttgagagaataatggacttgatcatgaagtgtgggttgctttaatatatcaagagtgaggtctaaagaaacgatcaaaacctcagtatgttgggcaaccacatttagtgttgatagaacatatattctcaagatgaaattcatagtctcttaacggagatacaaaatattcacttgagataaacttaatggttttgttattcagaatgttaggcctaactactttagtaaattgttgctagagtatatatttatgaaattggatttcataaatatatgatgaataacttaaaggattaaaccgggtactcaaggataagatgtagtaatttacaaagtggtagtttacattcatgactttgtattactatgaatattttatgaaggggttgcatgtacaataaagtcttgggaaataatttatagataaggcctagagtgcaactatatttatatagtgatattaaatatagttaatggtaactttggacttgtcaagagttgacagaaaagcccaaggcccattggagctagtgtcttattggtcccttttagccccactccaagccacatactaaagcccaattgaaaaggcccaaaagaccagtccaattagataatcagttagatacaaagggagaaacatacagaaatttctgtagagaattgaataaacgctattgcgaagtggtgtaagaagtgttagacactttgacattctccctttgaaactgattgagagaccacacatcttgggcgttagtggaattggagtgaagatcaaaagtatttccaagtgcttccgatcttagttttgaaattcaacacaccaaagtacgctctcttgttcttgaattctgaaacttacatagtgcatgttatcgattgtgaatgaagtagatccgttaattttccgctgcatatgttttgtatgagatacaaaccatgtttaatcctatAATCCTACAAAACGATAGTGTTtcgtatattttgtttttgttggtagatgattgtatcttaatatattaagatacaatgatttttgggtatttgtcttggttgatagtttatcaatactatatggatgcgtATTTGTGGTTAGAGAAGCTTGACTCAAAACAAATGCTACACTCTGGTTAGAGAGGTTTGGATCCAATAAAACTCTATAGTCTATATTGCATCTAAATTCAAACCTATAAATATGTTACATCAATGCTTTGGATAAAAAAACAATATCTGAAGtagaaaatagaagagagaatttgagaaGAGCATTGAGCTTTGACTGTGGGAGTATGTGATGGCAAGTCATCAATTATTATGTACATGGTAATTTgatttatatatcttttttttttttataatttagatgGATTCACAAATTTGTATGTTTCAATTGattctttgttatttattcTTGAGGTTTGGATATCAATTATCAAGTACTGAAcaattaaaattcaacaataaaacTCATAGACAATAAATAATCAAGAGCTTATTACTACAGACACTATGAGTTGTGAGATCACAacttcaataatattctatataCTCAATAGTAgattttaaattacttttgaAATAACTGGGATTTGTCtcaactttttcttcttcttctttatataTGAACTTTTGGTCTCAAATTTAgccatttctttgttttggatTACAGGTTTGGCCATAGTGGATCTCACTAGCATTACATCGGTTCTTTATCTTAAAGATAAGACTTCTATTTCTACAGCAAGAACTATTTAGGTATGTATCCCTTGCAAACATACATGAACTTAAATTGTCTTTTAATATATGCATGCTTATTATCTTCCAATAGTTTTCtcatgcatcgcacgggttagcaactagtatactatataataaaagctTAGCTTAGAAGCTGTAGTTGTGTCAAGTAGCTAcactaaattgtagaattttttttaaagaattttaaaaaataaatataatttttttttgtagttatcttcttctcctataatttctaaattgataaaaatcttaatttgattacaatccaaactcttcatctaatccttttatttataatttataagttgataaacttttttaatttgattacaattcaaactcttcatctaattgtatttttatttaaattgaaagctcacttagtgtataaaacacttgtgaatgtttagaccactaaatacaaaatttcagagcaagcttatattcaaacaatatatgtgcggaaaatGAACAataagcaatacccaaattATCAAACTACTCTAAGCTATATTTTAA comes from Castanea sativa cultivar Marrone di Chiusa Pesio chromosome 3, ASM4071231v1 and encodes:
- the LOC142629681 gene encoding putative metal-nicotianamine transporter YSL7, which translates into the protein MIGFLFAVSFLGLFSIVPLRKMMILRYKLTYPSGTATAYLINSFHTPKGAKLAKKQVAVLFKTFCFSFVFAFFQWFFVAADGCGFSSFPTFGLQAYDKRFYFDFSSTYVGVGMICPYMVNISLLIGAILSWAVMWPLIEQKKGDWYSAEASASSLHGIQGYRVFIAIAMMLGDGLFHVVYMLIKTGASLAMHKSEKKESSPEIGQKYSNTEIVNYDEQRRTQSFLKDQIPNWVAFLGYVILAAISITVVPFIFHQLKWYHILVAYVIAPVLAFCNAYGCGLTDWSLASNYGKVAIIIFSSWVGLDNGGVIAGLASCGVMMSIVSTASDLMQDFKTGYLTLASPRSMFFSQVFGTAMGCIMSPLIFWFFYKAYSVGDPEGSYPAPYGLMYRGISLLGVEGIDSLPKNCVKLSIIFFCAAIFMNLLSELLRHYETKYGLYRLIPSPMCMAIPFYLGAYFAIDMCLGSLILFLWRRKNKQKANDFAPAVASGLICGDSLWGVPSAILALSGVKAPICMKFLSSSDNDKVDAFLAG
- the LOC142628808 gene encoding putative metal-nicotianamine transporter YSL5 translates to MERERDGFNHDDKDDYKKSDGGYQRVMVEEAFKDTAVPPWTKQITIRAMVTSFLLSIVFIFIVMKLNLTTGVIPSLNVAAGLLGFAILRSYTALIHKCGFLKQPFTRQENTVIQTCVVASSGIAFSSMFF